ATGCGCGCGAGCCGCTCGCGGAAGGCACCGAGGATCGTGTTCGCCAGCGCCGCCTCGAGCTCCTCCGGGTCGGCGGTCGCGAGGTTCACGCCCTGCCACTGCGGCTCCGGGCCCTCGCTCGGCCCGCGCGCGGCGCGCGCCGCCTCCTGCGCGGCCTTCGTGTCGGGCGCGCGCATCTGGTCGGCGAACGTCGCGAGCATGTAGTACGACATCTCCTCCTGCATCTTCTCGATCTCTTCCTTGCGCTCGGGATGCTGTCGCACGAGGCCGCCGATCGCGTTCTCGCCGAAGCCGACGTGGCGCCGCTCGTCCGCGATCGTGCCGGCGAGCGTGTGCGCGAACTTCGGGTTCAGCTGGCCGTTCGCCTGCGCGAGCATCTCGAACACGGCGAACGCCATGCCCTCGAGGATGACGTTCTGCCCGACGACGCCCGCGACGAAGTTGCCCGACGTCACCTTGTCGAGGAGCACCTCGGCGAAGCGGATCAGGTTCGGGTTGCCGTAGGCCTTGAGCGTGTCCTCGAGCTCGGACTTCTTCACGCCCAGGTCGTACATGCGTTGCGTGAAGATCTCGACGTGGCGGGCCTCGTCGAGCGTCTGCGTCGCGAGGAAGCGCTTGTGCGCCTCGTCGGGCGCCGCGTTGATCAGGCCGGAGGACGCGGCGAGCGCGCAGCGCTCGCCGAGCACGAGCTGCGTCGTGAGACGCACCGCCTGCTCGCGCAGCAGCGGGTCGCTCATCACCACGTCGGGCTCGGACTCGCCCGGCGCGTGGCCGTACTCGGTGTCCTCGAGATAGCCCTGCGGGCAGGACTCGAGCCAGTACTGGATGGAGTACGCGTTCAGGAAGTCGGCCATCGTCGTTTCTCCTCGTCGGTCATTGGGCAGCCGCCGGCGGCTTGTTCGCCGGGGTCGCCGCGGGCGCGTCGTTCAGCGAAGTGTTGGCGTGCGAGATCAGCTCCTCCTCGCGCGCCTCGTGGTCGGCGAGCAGCTCGGCGAACTCGTCGAGGCGTTCGCGCGACGTCTCGCGCTCGCCCGACGACAGCAGCATGCGGATGACGACCGCGCGGTCGCGCAGCGCATCGTGCTCGTCGCAGAGCGTCGCGAGCTTGCTCGTGAGATCGGGGCGGAGGCCGTGCAGCGCCGGGAAGTAGAGGCGGTCCTCGAGCGAGAGGTGCGCCTCGAGCGCGTCCGCGAACCGGACGAACGCCTCGCGCGCGCAGTGCACGGCGTCGCGGTAGAGGGAGCTCAGGACGGCGCCGAAGAGCGCGTTCAGCTGGTCGTGCTGACGCGAGATCCGAAGCTCCTCGTACCGCATGCGGTGGCGGGCGCCGACGTCGCGGCCGGGCACTCCGCCGACGGACGGCTCGCGGGCGGACGCACTCTCGGCACCGGTCGGGCGCGCGGGCTGTCCGTCGAGCTTCATGGCCGTCTCCTCGAGCGCGCCGTCCTCGCCGCCATCCGCAGCCCGCGTGCTCGGCGCTCTCGTTCCCGGGCGAGTGCAAGGTTGGTGCCGCGCGTGTCGCGAGGGAGAGCGGCGTCGCGCCGGCTGCAGCGAGACGCTGCGTCGCGAAGCCGCGGCCGCGCGCGGGGCGCGGGGTCACAAGCTGCGCATTCGCGACGCCGCGCGGCAGGCTTCGCGACGCGCTGCGCCATCGCGGCGGCGGCCGATGCGATCGCGGCCCGAGCGGGGCACGATCCGCGGCCGGGAGGACGGCGCGATGCTGGGACCGGGAGAGCTGCGGGACGTGGTGGTGGCGATCGAGCTCGCCCCCGGTGCGGACGGCGCCGACCCCGCGCCGACCGCGGGCAGCCGTCTCGCGCTGACTGCCGCCGGCCGGCTCGCGGGGGTGGCCGGTGCCCGCGTGCGCGTCGTGCACGTCGCGCGCGGCGACGCGCTCGCGCTCGAGGTCTGCGAGCGCGCGCTCGGCGTCGCTGCGGCCGCGCTCGCCGCGGACGGGCTCGAGGCGTCGACCGATCTCGCGATCGGGAGCGCGCGCGAGCGCCTGGCCGCGCTCGTCGGCGATGCCGACCTGCTCGTGCTCGGCCGCAACGATCACCGCTCGCACGCGCCGGGCGCGCTGCGTCGCGTGGGCAGCGTCGCGAACGCCGCGCTGCGCGACGCGCGCCCGCACGTGTGGCTGGCATCGGCCGAGGCCGACCACTGGCCGCCGCGCCACCTCGTCGCCGCGCTCGACGACGACGACGATCACGTGCTCGACGCCGCGCTCTCGCTGGCCGCGCGCTGGCGCGCGGGGCTCGCGGTCGTCCGCGTGCTGACGCGGACGCCGTCGCTGCAGCTCGCCGGCGAGCTCGACGCGCACCGGAACGAGCGGCGCGCGGCGCTGCGCGCGCAGGTCGCGGCGGCGGCGGCGCGGGTGGCTCCGGGGCTCGACGCGGAGGCGATCGACGTGCGCGCGGGCTACGACACGCCCGAGCACGGCATCGCGGCGGTCGCCGAGCAGACGGTCGCCGACGTCTGCGTGCTCGGCGTGACGCCGCGGCGCGGCCTCGCGCGCTGGGTCGTCGGGACGACCGCCGAGCGGATGCTCGACGACGTGCGCGGGGCGATCCTCGTGGTGCGCGAGCCGGTGCGCGCCGCGGGCGCGTGAAGGGCTCGCCGTCGCGCGCGCGGTGGGCGCGCGGCGACGGCCGTTCCTCGCGCGGCCCCGGCCGCGCGGAAGCCGCGGCGCGAGCGCGCCGCGCGAAGCCAGGGGAGGACGGGCATGGGATTCGCGATCCGGATGGCGATCACGGCGTTCGGGCTGTGGCTCGCCGCGCGCTGGGTTCCCGGCATCGAGATCGCGAGCGGCGCGACGCTGCTCTTCGCCGCGCTCTGGCTCGGCGTCGTCAACGCCGTCGTGCGGCCGGTCGTCGTCTTCCTGACGCTGCCGCTCACGATCCTCACGCTCGGGCTGTTCGTGTTCGCGATCAACGCGGCGATGCTCGGGCTCGTCGCGTGGCTGCTCGACGGCTTCCGCATCGCGAGCTTCGGCGCCGCGCTGCTCGGCTCGCTGATCGTCGCGATCACGGGCTGGATCGGCTCGGGCTTCGTCGGGCCGAAGGGCCGCTACGAGGTGATGATCGTGCGCGCGCGGCGCGACGGGGACGAGGACGCTCGGTGAGCGAGCGGCCGTCGCCGCACGGCGACGACGACGCGCCGATCTGGACGAGCCCGTACCGGCTGCTGCGCCGGCTCGTCGTCGCCGTGCTCGGCCTCTCGGTGCTCGCCGTCGGACTCGCGCTGCTCGTGCTGCCCGGCCCCGCGTTCGTCGTGATCCCGCTCGGCCTGGGCATCCTGGCGATCGAGTTCGAGTGGGCGCGGCGCTGGCTGCGCCGGACGAAGGCGCAGTACGCGGAGCTCGCCGCGTGGGCCGCGGGGTCGGGCGCGTCGGACGACGCGCGCGGCGCGGCCGACGGCGCCGGCGCTCAGCCGAAGACGCGCTCGTCGACGTCGACCCCGACCGGGCAGTGATCCGAGCCCTCGACGTCCGCGAGGATGAACGCGCGCTCGACGAACTCCATCGCGGCCGGACACGCGAACACGTAGTCGATGCGCCAGCCGACGTTCTTGGCGCGCGCGTCGCCCCACTGCCGCCACCAGGTGTAGGCGCCCTCCGTCTCCGGGTGGAGCGCGCGGAACGTGTCGCTCCACCCCGCCGCCACCCAGCGGTCGAGCTCGGCGCGCTCCTCGGGCAGGAAGCCGCTGTTCTTGCGGTTGTCCTTCGGGCGCGCGAGGTCGATCTCGGCGTGCGCGGTGTTGAAGTCGCCCATCACGAGCACGCGCCGGCCGGACTTCCGCAGCGCCTGCACGCGCTCGAAGACGGCGGCGTAGAACGCGAGCTTGTAGCCGACGCGGCTGTTGTCGCGCTCCTTGCCGCTGCCCTTCGGAAAGTACGCGTTGGCGACGACGAGCTTCCCGAAGTGCGCGATCTGGAGGCGGCCCTCGACGTCGAAGCGCGCGTCGCCGAGCTCCGTCTCGACGCGGTCGGGTGCGCGCCGCGCGAACAGGCCGACGCCCGAATAGCCTCGGCGCTCGGCCGCCCGGAAGTGGCAGTGCCAGCCGCGGCGCGCGCGCAGGTCTTCCGGGATCTCGTCCTCGAGCGCGCGCACCTCCTGCACGCCCACGATCTCGGCGCGCGCGCGGGAGAGCCAGCTGCCGAAGCCCTTCTTCGCGCACGCGCGCAGGCCGTTCACGTTCCAGGAGACGATGCGTCGGCGCGCCACGGAGCCGGCTGCGCTCAGTCGTCGTCGCGCGACAGGTAGGTGTACTCGGTGAGTCCCTGCTCGTAGCGCTTGCGCAGGCGCGCGGAGTCCTCGAGGCCGATGTCGCCGTCGCGCAGCGCGCGTTCGATGGTGCGCCGCACCTTCTCGATCAGCGCGTGGCGGTCGTACTGCACGTAGTGCAGCACCTCGCTCACCTCGTCGCCCTCGACCTCGTGCTCGATCGCGTAGCGACCGTCGTCCTCGACGCGCACGTGCACGGCGTCGGTGTCGCCGAACAGGTTGTGCAGGTCGCCCAGGATCTCCTGGTAGGCGCCGACGAGGAACACGCCGACGTAGTACGGCTCGCCGTTCCAGCCGTGCAGCGGGAGCTGCGCGCGCACGCCGTCGTTCCCGATGAAGCGGTCGATCTTGCCGTCGCTGTCGCAGGTGAGGTCGGCGAAGACGCCGCGCCGGTTCGGCTCCTCGTCGAGGCGGTGGATCGGCATCACCGGGAAGAGCTGGTCGACGGCCCAGTGGTCGGGCGCGGACTGGAAGACGGAGAAGTTCCCGTAGTAGGTGTCGGCGAGCTCGCGCTCGAGGCTGTCGAGCTCCTCCGACGGCTCCTCGAGGCCGCGCGCGACCGCGAGGATGCGCTCGCAGCACTGGAAGTAGAGACGCTCGGCGCGCGCGCGCGCGGTGAGGTCGAGGTAGCCGAGCGAGAACAGCGAGGCCGCCTGGTCGCGCAGCTCCTGCGCATCGTGATAGGCCTCGTAGACGTTGTCCTCGTCGATCGCGCCGTCGCGCACCTCGGCGAGGTCGACGAGCACCTTCTCGTCGTTCTCGTCGACCGGCCCCTCGAGGCCGCTCTTCGTCATCTCGTGCACGCCGAGCACGTCGAACACCAGGACCGAGTGGTGCGCCACCATCGCGCGGCCCGATTCCGTGATGATGTCCGGATGCGGCTGTCCGGCCTCCTCGCACGCGTCCTGGATGGTCGCGACGACGTCGTTCGCGTACTCCTGGATCGAGTAGTTCATCGACGACAGGTCGTCGCTCTGCGAGCCGTCGTAGTCGACGCCGAGGCCGCCGCCGACGTCGATCGTCGTGAGCCCGGCGCCGATCTCGCGCAGGCCGACGTAGATGCGGCTGATCTCGCGCACCGCCTCCTTGTGCGCCCGGATGGCCGTGATCTGCGATCCGATGTGGCAGTGCAGGAGCTCGAGGCAGTCGAGCATGTCCTCGCCGCGCAGGCGCTCGACGGCCGCGACGAGCTCGGCCGGCGAGAGCCCGAACTTGCTGCGGCTGCCCGTGCTCTCGATCCACTTGCCGGCGCCGCGCGTCCACATCTTGGCGCGCACGCCGATGTGCGGGCGGATGCCCAGCTCCTTGGACGTCTTGATCAGCAGCTCGAGCTCGCGGAAGCGGTCGATCACGATGATCGGGCGCCGGCCGAGGCGCTGGGCGAGCAGCGCGGTCTCGAGATAGGCGCGGTCCTTGTAGCCGTTGCAGACGATGGTCGCGCCCGGCGTCTCGAGCACGGCGAGTGCGACGAGCAGCTCGGGCTTGCTGCCCGCCTCGAGGCCGACGCCGAACGCGGCGCCGTGCTCGACGATCTCCTCGACCACGTGGCGCTGCTGGTTCACCTTGATCGGGTAGACGCCGCGCCAGCGCCCCTTGTACTCGTACTCGTCGATCGCGTACTGGAACGCGCCGCCGATGCTCGCGATGCGGCTCGCGAGGATGTCGGAGAAGCGGATCAATAGCGGCGTCCGAAGCCCGCGTCGCTGCAGGTCGCCGACGAGCGAGAGCAGGTCGATCCCCGGCCCGTCGCCCCCGCGCGGCTTCACGACGACGTGCCCCGCGTCGTTCACGCCGAAGTACTCGTCGCCCCAGTAGCTCAACCCGTAGAGCTCGCGGCTCTCCTGGACGGTCCAGCTGGCCATCGGGAACCTCGTCGTCGCGTGCGCCCGGTGCGGCCGACGACGCGCGCGTCGGGCGGGAGAGGGCGGAGAGCGGAGAGGGTGGGGGTTGTGCACGGCACCGTGCCGACGCGGCCATTGCATAGCTCGCACGTACGCGAGGAGAAAGCCTCGCGCCGGCGGGACGAGGACGCTCCCGAGCCGACCGGCCGGCGGCGGCCACGCGCGAGCCGCTGCGGAGGAGCGGCCTCGTCCGTCGGTTGCGCTCGGCGCGCGGCGATCCGGGTAGGATCGCGCGACCGGTCGAGGCCGATGTGAGCGAAGGCAGGCAACGAGACGACGTTCCGGCGCGCGAGGAGTCGATCCTCGCGTTCGAGGACTTCGAGCTTCACGAGGCCACGCGGACGCTCGTCCGCGGCGGGGACGTCGTCGCGTTGACCGCGCGCCCCTTCGCCCTGCTCGCCTTCCTGTGCCGCAACCGCCACCGCTTCGTCGCGAAGGACGAGCTGATCGATCACGTGTGGAGCGACGTCGCCGTCTCGGACGCCTCGCTGTTCACCGCCGTCCGCGAGGTGCGCCGCGCGCTCGGCGACAGCGCGAGCCACTCCCGCTTCATCCAGACGCGACGCCGCGACGGCTACCGCTTCGTCGCCGACGTGGCCGTTCTCGAGCGGCGGGTGGAGAACGACTTCGTCGGGCGCCGCGACGTCCTCGCCGCGCTCGTCGCGGACGCGCACCGCGCCGCCGACGGACACGGCGGGATCGTGCTCGTCGCCGGCGAGCCCGGAATCGGGAAGTCGCGCCTCGTCGAGGAGTTCGCGGCGGGCCAGCGCGACGTGAGCCGCGCGTGGTGCTGGGAAGGCGACGGCGCGCCGCCCTATTGGCCGTGGATCCGGCTCCTGCGCGCGCTGTGCGACGACCCGCGCGACGCGCCCCTGCGAGACTCGATCGCCGGCTCGCCGCTCGCCGTGCTCCTCACGGAATGGACGACGGACGCGCCGCCGATCGAGGGCCACGAGCGCCCCGACGCCCGCTTCCGACTGTTCGACGCGGTGCGCGACCTGCTCGCGCGCGCGGCGGCGGCCCGTCCGCGCGTGCTCGTCATCGAGGACCTCCACTGGGCGGACACGTCGACGCTGCACCTGCTCGAGTTCGTCGCGCACGAGGCGGCGCGCGAGCGCTGGCTGCTGGTCGGCACCTACCGCGACGCCGAGGCGGCGCCGCCGCATCCGCTCGCCGAGACGCTCGGGCGCGTCTCGCGCAATGCGGGAGTGCGCGTCGAGCCCCTCGGCGGGCTCGACGAAGCCTCGGTCGCACGGCTCTGGAGCCGCTGGACCGGCGCGACACCGGACGTTTCGCAGCTGCGCGACACGTGCGCGCGGACCGGGGGCAACCCTCTCTGGATCCGCGCCCTGTGCGGTCTCGCCGCCGAGGACGCGAGCCCGTCGGGACGCGTGCACGCGCCGGTGCGCGAGGTGCTCGAGGCGCTGGCGCGACGCCTCGCGCCCCGCACCCGCGCGGTGCTCGAGCGCGCGGCGGTGCTCGGGGTGGAGGTGTCGCTCGCGCGCCTCGCGGTCGTGTGCGAGACCGACGAGCGCGATCTCGACCCCGCCCTGCGCGATGCGCAGCGGCGGGGCTTCGTCGTGCCGTGCGCGCCGGGCCGCATCCGCTTCGTGCACGCCCTCATCCAGGAGTCGCTGGTCGCGAACCTCTCCCACGCGGAGTCGGCGGCCCTGCACGCGCGCGCGGCCCACGCGTTGGTGGCGTTCCACCGGACGCGTGCGGGCCCGCACCTCTCCGAGATCGCAGACCACTTCTGTCGCGCCGCGGCCCATGGAGAGGCGCGCAACGCGGCCGACTACTCGCGGCGGGCGTGCGAGTGGGCCCTCGGTCGGCTCGCCTACGACGAGGCGGCGGCGCACGCGCGCCGTGCGGGCGCGGCGCTCGAGCACCTCGGCGGCGGCCACGAGCGGGAGCGGTGCGACCTGCTCCTCGCCGAGGCCGACGCCCTCGCGCGCGGCGGTCGGCTCGCCGAGTCGATCGTCGCCAGCCGCCGGGCCGGCGAGATCGCGCGCACACACGACGACGGACTCCGGCTCGCGCGCGCGGCGGTCGGCAGCGTCGGTCGGCTCCTGCCCATGGGCGTGCTCGACGCGGACGAGGTCGATCTCCTCGGCGAGGCGCTGCGCCGGCTCGGCGACCGCTCGCCGGCGATGCGCGCCGAGCTGCTGCTGCGGCTCTCCGCGCACGCGAGCGCCGCCGGCGACCCCGCGACGTCGGCGGCGCGGCTCGCGGACGGCGCGCAGCTCGCGTTCGAGTGCGGCGATGCGCGCGTCCAGGCGCTCGCGCTGCGCACGCAGGCCTACAACCAGGCGGGCGGCGTGGACCCGCTCGCGCGGATCGACGCCGCGACCCAGGCGTTCGAGCGCGCGGAGGCGTCGGGCGACCCCGAGACGGCCGCGATGTCGCTCTTCCTGCGCGTCACCGGCAGCCTCGTCCGCGGCGACCTCGAGGCCGCCGACCGCGATGCGCGCGAGCTCGAGCGCCGCATCGAGCGTCAGCGGTTGCTCGAGGTCGAGCCGTTCCTGCTCGGCCATCGCGCGACCCGCCTCGTGATGCAGGGGCGCTATGCCGAGGCCGAGCCGCTCGCGATCGAGACGGCGCGCGCCGGCGAGCGCATCCGTTCGCCCGTCGGGTCGACGTACTTCGGGGTCCCTCAGCTCGCCGACATCCGCCGCGCACAGGGCCGCGCTGCGGAGCTCGCGGGTCCGTTCGCGGAGGCCGCGAACCGGTTCCCGGACCAGGTCGCCTTCCTCGGGCCGGTCGCGCTGCTCCTGGCCGATGCGGGCGAGCGCGAGCGGGCGCGCGCCCTCCTGCGGCGCGCCGCGCAGATGGGCTTCGACCGCCTGCCGGTCGACGCGAACCGGCTGGCGCTGATCGCGATGTTCGCCGAGGCCGCCGCCTCGTTGGGGGACGTCGAGCCCGTCGCTCCGCTCTACGAGATGGCGCTTCCGCACGCCGATCTCTACGCCGTCGCCGGGCACGCGCAGGCCTTCCTCGGCCCCGTGTCGTTCTCGCTCGGCCTCCTCGCGGGCCACGCGGGCCGCGACGAGAGTGCGGATGCGCACCTCGCCGACGCGCTCGAACGCGCCGAACGGCTCGACTCGCCTCCGCTGGTTGCGCGCACGTGCTGGCGCTGGGCGCAGGTGCTGGCGCGCCGGTCGCGGGTCGACCGTGCGCGCGTCGAAGCCCTGCTGCATCGCGCCGCCGCGACGGCCGAGCCGATCGGCATGCAGCTCGTGCTCGACGGCGTTCGGCGCGAGCGCGAACGACTCGCGGCGCGCTAGCGGATCTGCGACGCCGCGAGCCGCGACCGCGCCGCCGCCGCGAGGGCGACCGCGAGCGCGAGCAGGGCCGGAACGGGAGCCGCCGGCACCGCGGGGACGGTCGGCTGCGATGCGGGATCGTTCGGGTCCGAGCCCGCTGCCACCT
This genomic interval from Myxococcota bacterium contains the following:
- a CDS encoding ferritin-like domain-containing protein, whose protein sequence is MADFLNAYSIQYWLESCPQGYLEDTEYGHAPGESEPDVVMSDPLLREQAVRLTTQLVLGERCALAASSGLINAAPDEAHKRFLATQTLDEARHVEIFTQRMYDLGVKKSELEDTLKAYGNPNLIRFAEVLLDKVTSGNFVAGVVGQNVILEGMAFAVFEMLAQANGQLNPKFAHTLAGTIADERRHVGFGENAIGGLVRQHPERKEEIEKMQEEMSYYMLATFADQMRAPDTKAAQEAARAARGPSEGPEPQWQGVNLATADPEELEAALANTILGAFRERLARIGIDYRTPRRP
- a CDS encoding hemerythrin domain-containing protein, with translation MKLDGQPARPTGAESASAREPSVGGVPGRDVGARHRMRYEELRISRQHDQLNALFGAVLSSLYRDAVHCAREAFVRFADALEAHLSLEDRLYFPALHGLRPDLTSKLATLCDEHDALRDRAVVIRMLLSSGERETSRERLDEFAELLADHEAREEELISHANTSLNDAPAATPANKPPAAAQ
- a CDS encoding universal stress protein, which gives rise to MLGPGELRDVVVAIELAPGADGADPAPTAGSRLALTAAGRLAGVAGARVRVVHVARGDALALEVCERALGVAAAALAADGLEASTDLAIGSARERLAALVGDADLLVLGRNDHRSHAPGALRRVGSVANAALRDARPHVWLASAEADHWPPRHLVAALDDDDDHVLDAALSLAARWRAGLAVVRVLTRTPSLQLAGELDAHRNERRAALRAQVAAAAARVAPGLDAEAIDVRAGYDTPEHGIAAVAEQTVADVCVLGVTPRRGLARWVVGTTAERMLDDVRGAILVVREPVRAAGA
- a CDS encoding phage holin family protein yields the protein MGFAIRMAITAFGLWLAARWVPGIEIASGATLLFAALWLGVVNAVVRPVVVFLTLPLTILTLGLFVFAINAAMLGLVAWLLDGFRIASFGAALLGSLIVAITGWIGSGFVGPKGRYEVMIVRARRDGDEDAR
- a CDS encoding PGPGW domain-containing protein — translated: MSERPSPHGDDDAPIWTSPYRLLRRLVVAVLGLSVLAVGLALLVLPGPAFVVIPLGLGILAIEFEWARRWLRRTKAQYAELAAWAAGSGASDDARGAADGAGAQPKTRSSTSTPTGQ
- a CDS encoding exodeoxyribonuclease III; this translates as MARRRIVSWNVNGLRACAKKGFGSWLSRARAEIVGVQEVRALEDEIPEDLRARRGWHCHFRAAERRGYSGVGLFARRAPDRVETELGDARFDVEGRLQIAHFGKLVVANAYFPKGSGKERDNSRVGYKLAFYAAVFERVQALRKSGRRVLVMGDFNTAHAEIDLARPKDNRKNSGFLPEERAELDRWVAAGWSDTFRALHPETEGAYTWWRQWGDARAKNVGWRIDYVFACPAAMEFVERAFILADVEGSDHCPVGVDVDERVFG
- the speA gene encoding biosynthetic arginine decarboxylase, coding for MASWTVQESRELYGLSYWGDEYFGVNDAGHVVVKPRGGDGPGIDLLSLVGDLQRRGLRTPLLIRFSDILASRIASIGGAFQYAIDEYEYKGRWRGVYPIKVNQQRHVVEEIVEHGAAFGVGLEAGSKPELLVALAVLETPGATIVCNGYKDRAYLETALLAQRLGRRPIIVIDRFRELELLIKTSKELGIRPHIGVRAKMWTRGAGKWIESTGSRSKFGLSPAELVAAVERLRGEDMLDCLELLHCHIGSQITAIRAHKEAVREISRIYVGLREIGAGLTTIDVGGGLGVDYDGSQSDDLSSMNYSIQEYANDVVATIQDACEEAGQPHPDIITESGRAMVAHHSVLVFDVLGVHEMTKSGLEGPVDENDEKVLVDLAEVRDGAIDEDNVYEAYHDAQELRDQAASLFSLGYLDLTARARAERLYFQCCERILAVARGLEEPSEELDSLERELADTYYGNFSVFQSAPDHWAVDQLFPVMPIHRLDEEPNRRGVFADLTCDSDGKIDRFIGNDGVRAQLPLHGWNGEPYYVGVFLVGAYQEILGDLHNLFGDTDAVHVRVEDDGRYAIEHEVEGDEVSEVLHYVQYDRHALIEKVRRTIERALRDGDIGLEDSARLRKRYEQGLTEYTYLSRDDD
- a CDS encoding AAA family ATPase, with amino-acid sequence MSEGRQRDDVPAREESILAFEDFELHEATRTLVRGGDVVALTARPFALLAFLCRNRHRFVAKDELIDHVWSDVAVSDASLFTAVREVRRALGDSASHSRFIQTRRRDGYRFVADVAVLERRVENDFVGRRDVLAALVADAHRAADGHGGIVLVAGEPGIGKSRLVEEFAAGQRDVSRAWCWEGDGAPPYWPWIRLLRALCDDPRDAPLRDSIAGSPLAVLLTEWTTDAPPIEGHERPDARFRLFDAVRDLLARAAAARPRVLVIEDLHWADTSTLHLLEFVAHEAARERWLLVGTYRDAEAAPPHPLAETLGRVSRNAGVRVEPLGGLDEASVARLWSRWTGATPDVSQLRDTCARTGGNPLWIRALCGLAAEDASPSGRVHAPVREVLEALARRLAPRTRAVLERAAVLGVEVSLARLAVVCETDERDLDPALRDAQRRGFVVPCAPGRIRFVHALIQESLVANLSHAESAALHARAAHALVAFHRTRAGPHLSEIADHFCRAAAHGEARNAADYSRRACEWALGRLAYDEAAAHARRAGAALEHLGGGHERERCDLLLAEADALARGGRLAESIVASRRAGEIARTHDDGLRLARAAVGSVGRLLPMGVLDADEVDLLGEALRRLGDRSPAMRAELLLRLSAHASAAGDPATSAARLADGAQLAFECGDARVQALALRTQAYNQAGGVDPLARIDAATQAFERAEASGDPETAAMSLFLRVTGSLVRGDLEAADRDARELERRIERQRLLEVEPFLLGHRATRLVMQGRYAEAEPLAIETARAGERIRSPVGSTYFGVPQLADIRRAQGRAAELAGPFAEAANRFPDQVAFLGPVALLLADAGERERARALLRRAAQMGFDRLPVDANRLALIAMFAEAAASLGDVEPVAPLYEMALPHADLYAVAGHAQAFLGPVSFSLGLLAGHAGRDESADAHLADALERAERLDSPPLVARTCWRWAQVLARRSRVDRARVEALLHRAAATAEPIGMQLVLDGVRRERERLAAR